A stretch of Metabacillus sp. FJAT-52054 DNA encodes these proteins:
- a CDS encoding cyanophycinase, which yields MKKRFSLFAAACLFASTMSLPAANASQIASNSIKGSLVITGGSLGSSNAAVYQSFIKLAGGENQAKIGIVPAASGKLKSSKDFKSDLEKYGVKSENIEVLPLSNHDFSDTDFDELKWKNNVNNKELADQIKNFTAIWFVGGDQLRITETLTDKKGKNSSVLDAIWTMYKKGGVIGGTSAGAAIMSDVMITGGDSLGGLKGEFTEKDEPLQNKEYEKVYIEKGLGFFHYGIVDQHFDERARLGRLAAAAVKYEKRKDLYNSYGIDEDTALIVHNREKKAEIVGRGGVTVIDTSKAKPASKKVHPVNNVSVSFLSPGDQINLQTKEMTINPDKDATKGNEYYEFKPLDATGLLTPYGRLKPYLAYSLTDNSSTQSVKSYLYDSKGKGYALTFSKTASTNGYWGYQDGQKDDYSITNVKLDAVPVSVKFKKDKTAFKNYKPSNFKVPDKVNRGDISGNLVIAGGALGSSNEAVYKKFLDLAGGNSKAKIGIIPAASGSLSSSNAFKKDLIKYGVKEDQMKILPISSHDFKGTAEDESKWEENRNSDETAAAIKELNAIWFVGGDQTSITEALFNPDQTESKALSAIWDIYKKGAVLGGTSAGAAIMSDVMLAGGGSLDTLSKGFTDTYNGMEQQEGGPAYLERGLGFFQNGIIDQHFDNKSRLGRLIATAYDKGDRSQLSYGIDEDTAMVVNNKEQKVEVVGRAGLTVVDLSKAEKKKGHFKNIAISALAEGDSVDLKQKTFAISPHKDSTKGYEYGDFKAAPHSGVLTPHGTLKNYLSYNLVDNSGENIVKSYAFHQGKGVELVFRKTETTDGFWGYKDGGKDDYSVTNVVLDIHPVSVRLK from the coding sequence ATGAAAAAAAGGTTCAGCCTATTTGCTGCCGCCTGTTTATTTGCATCAACAATGAGTTTACCGGCAGCGAATGCAAGTCAAATCGCGAGCAATTCGATTAAAGGAAGTCTTGTTATTACCGGCGGGTCTCTAGGGAGCAGCAATGCAGCCGTCTATCAATCTTTTATTAAACTGGCAGGCGGAGAAAACCAGGCAAAAATCGGGATTGTTCCGGCAGCAAGCGGGAAACTGAAATCTTCGAAAGACTTCAAATCGGACCTAGAGAAATATGGGGTAAAGTCAGAAAACATTGAGGTTCTTCCCCTGTCCAATCACGATTTCAGCGATACGGATTTTGATGAACTCAAATGGAAGAACAATGTGAATAACAAAGAACTGGCAGATCAAATCAAAAACTTTACAGCGATTTGGTTTGTTGGCGGCGATCAGCTTCGCATTACCGAGACCTTAACAGATAAGAAGGGGAAAAATTCAAGCGTACTTGATGCGATTTGGACGATGTATAAAAAAGGCGGTGTCATAGGAGGAACAAGCGCCGGGGCGGCCATTATGAGTGATGTCATGATTACGGGCGGTGATAGCCTCGGAGGATTGAAGGGAGAATTTACAGAGAAAGATGAGCCCCTTCAAAATAAAGAATATGAAAAAGTTTATATTGAAAAAGGACTCGGATTTTTTCACTATGGAATCGTCGATCAGCACTTTGATGAAAGAGCGAGACTTGGCCGGCTTGCGGCTGCCGCTGTTAAATACGAAAAGCGGAAGGACCTGTATAACTCGTATGGAATTGATGAAGATACTGCCCTGATTGTTCATAACCGGGAGAAAAAAGCCGAAATTGTCGGACGAGGCGGCGTAACCGTCATTGACACAAGCAAAGCAAAACCTGCAAGCAAAAAAGTCCATCCGGTTAACAATGTTTCCGTCAGCTTTCTATCACCAGGAGACCAAATCAATCTTCAAACGAAGGAAATGACCATCAATCCGGATAAAGACGCGACGAAAGGCAATGAATACTATGAGTTCAAACCTTTGGATGCCACAGGATTATTGACGCCATATGGAAGATTAAAGCCGTATCTGGCCTATTCTCTGACGGATAATTCATCCACTCAATCTGTAAAAAGCTATTTGTATGACAGCAAAGGGAAAGGCTACGCCTTAACTTTCAGTAAAACAGCATCAACAAATGGATACTGGGGCTACCAGGACGGTCAGAAAGATGATTATTCCATCACCAATGTAAAGCTTGATGCCGTTCCGGTTTCGGTCAAGTTTAAGAAAGATAAAACGGCCTTTAAAAACTATAAACCATCAAATTTCAAGGTTCCAGACAAAGTAAACCGCGGAGATATTTCAGGTAATCTCGTTATAGCTGGAGGTGCACTCGGTTCAAGCAATGAAGCCGTTTATAAGAAGTTCTTAGATCTTGCCGGAGGAAATTCAAAAGCGAAAATCGGGATTATTCCTGCTGCGAGCGGAAGCTTAAGTTCTTCGAATGCCTTTAAAAAGGATTTAATCAAATACGGGGTCAAAGAAGATCAAATGAAGATCCTTCCTATTTCCTCCCACGATTTTAAAGGAACAGCAGAAGATGAATCCAAGTGGGAGGAAAACAGGAACAGTGATGAAACAGCCGCAGCTATAAAAGAACTCAATGCCATTTGGTTTGTCGGAGGTGATCAAACGTCCATCACAGAAGCGTTATTCAATCCGGATCAGACGGAATCCAAAGCCTTATCTGCTATATGGGACATATATAAAAAGGGAGCTGTTTTAGGCGGAACGAGTGCCGGGGCAGCGATCATGAGCGACGTCATGCTTGCAGGCGGAGGCAGCCTGGATACCCTATCAAAAGGATTTACTGATACGTACAACGGAATGGAACAGCAGGAGGGAGGTCCCGCATATTTGGAGAGAGGCCTCGGCTTTTTCCAAAATGGGATCATTGATCAGCACTTTGACAATAAATCGAGACTTGGCAGACTGATTGCAACAGCGTATGACAAAGGGGACCGAAGCCAGCTTTCCTATGGAATTGATGAAGACACGGCTATGGTGGTCAATAATAAAGAACAAAAAGTGGAAGTCGTTGGACGGGCTGGATTAACAGTCGTTGATTTATCGAAAGCAGAGAAGAAAAAAGGCCATTTTAAGAACATTGCCATCTCGGCGCTTGCAGAGGGGGATTCGGTGGATTTGAAACAAAAGACATTTGCCATCAGCCCGCATAAAGACTCAACCAAAGGCTATGAATACGGGGATTTCAAAGCCGCTCCCCATTCAGGAGTCCTTACTCCGCACGGCACTTTAAAGAACTATCTGTCCTACAACCTGGTGGATAACAGCGGGGAGAATATAGTAAAAAGCTATGCATTCCATCAAGGAAAAGGAGTCGAACTGGTCTTCCGTAAAACAGAAACTACGGATGGGTTCTGGGGATACAAAGATGGAGGAAAGGACGATTATTCGGTAACCAATGTAGTACTGGATATACATCCTGTTTCTGTTCGATTGAAGTAA
- a CDS encoding pentapeptide repeat-containing protein: MNEKLNNYLDGVFAPYDGVKSVTELREDLLSDLQERFRDLKAEGKDDETAFQITIDSIGDIEETVQEVANLTRSLERQVVTNFSASNLSKSDFAGVTAHKGQFNGSALHGSNFSGADLTGSSFKGSDVREANFDGANLTDCSLSALDLRDSSFKRSILVRTNISKSGLNGVIFKDVTMTDVILSMTDLRKTTFENCIFDGVDFKQSDLRGLSFDGQTFIGVNFGKAAVNDVSFKGATLRNVSFLPGFTLTKKYYRAIKTICFEGAMMDKLTYASLKGIEADLSKVTVR, encoded by the coding sequence ATGAATGAGAAACTGAACAACTATTTGGACGGTGTTTTCGCGCCGTATGATGGGGTAAAGAGTGTGACTGAATTGAGGGAAGATCTGCTTTCTGATTTGCAGGAGCGGTTCCGCGATCTTAAAGCCGAGGGCAAGGACGATGAGACAGCGTTTCAGATTACCATTGACAGCATCGGCGATATTGAAGAAACGGTTCAGGAGGTAGCTAACCTAACCCGGTCGCTAGAAAGGCAGGTTGTAACAAACTTTAGCGCGAGTAACCTGTCAAAGAGTGATTTTGCGGGCGTTACCGCTCATAAAGGGCAATTTAACGGCAGTGCGCTTCATGGTTCAAATTTTTCTGGCGCAGATCTAACCGGCAGCTCGTTTAAAGGCAGCGATGTTCGTGAAGCAAATTTTGATGGCGCAAATCTGACCGACTGCAGCCTCTCCGCCCTGGACCTTAGGGATTCAAGTTTTAAAAGATCAATCCTTGTACGCACAAACATCAGTAAATCTGGACTTAACGGAGTAATATTCAAAGATGTAACCATGACCGATGTGATATTGTCCATGACGGACCTGAGAAAAACAACCTTTGAAAACTGTATCTTTGACGGGGTGGACTTCAAACAATCGGATCTGCGGGGTCTGAGTTTTGACGGGCAAACGTTTATTGGGGTCAATTTTGGCAAGGCGGCGGTAAACGATGTTTCGTTTAAAGGAGCGACACTTAGGAACGTATCTTTTCTTCCGGGTTTTACATTGACTAAGAAATATTACCGTGCCATTAAAACCATCTGCTTTGAAGGCGCTATGATGGATAAGTTGACCTATGCTTCACTCAAAGGGATAGAGGCTGATTTGTCAAAGGTTACAGTCAGATAA
- a CDS encoding rhodanese-related sulfurtransferase — protein MSTKPYRVLLYYNYVTIEDPEEFAASHLAFCKELELKGRILVANEGINGTVSGSFEQTEAYMNAMKNDPRFADMVFKIDEADQHAFKKMHVRPRNELVTLRLEDDVNPKEITGKYYSPKEFHEALQQEDTIVLDARNDYEYDLGHFRGAIKPDIHAFRELPDWIRENKELLEGKKILTYCTGGIRCEKFSGFLLKEGFEDVAQLHGGIVTYGKDAEVQGDLWDGQCYVFDERISVPVNRKEHVIVGKDYFTGEPCERYTNCANPVCNKQILASVENEEKHYRSCSEECLVHPRNLYVEAHNLSEDDIRRKLEELKQENTMPVMS, from the coding sequence ATGTCAACCAAACCATACAGAGTATTGCTGTATTATAACTATGTAACGATAGAAGACCCTGAAGAGTTTGCTGCAAGCCATTTAGCATTCTGCAAGGAGCTGGAGCTTAAAGGCCGTATTCTTGTAGCAAATGAGGGGATCAACGGAACGGTTTCCGGCTCATTCGAGCAAACGGAAGCGTATATGAATGCAATGAAAAACGATCCCCGTTTTGCCGATATGGTCTTTAAAATCGATGAAGCCGATCAGCATGCATTCAAAAAGATGCACGTTCGCCCGAGAAATGAATTGGTGACGCTGCGTCTTGAGGATGATGTGAATCCTAAAGAAATTACCGGGAAGTATTACAGTCCTAAAGAGTTCCATGAGGCTTTACAGCAGGAAGATACCATAGTTCTTGATGCACGAAACGATTATGAATATGATCTAGGACATTTTAGAGGCGCAATAAAGCCTGATATTCACGCTTTCCGTGAGCTTCCTGATTGGATTCGCGAAAATAAGGAGCTGCTGGAAGGCAAAAAAATCCTTACCTACTGCACAGGCGGAATTCGCTGTGAAAAGTTCTCCGGTTTCCTTTTGAAAGAAGGATTTGAGGATGTTGCCCAGCTTCACGGAGGAATTGTCACTTACGGGAAGGACGCTGAAGTTCAAGGTGATTTGTGGGATGGACAATGCTATGTTTTCGATGAACGCATCAGTGTTCCGGTTAACCGCAAAGAGCATGTAATCGTCGGTAAAGACTATTTTACAGGCGAACCATGTGAAAGATATACAAATTGTGCAAACCCAGTCTGCAACAAGCAAATATTAGCTTCCGTAGAAAATGAAGAAAAGCATTACCGCAGCTGCTCTGAAGAATGCCTTGTACACCCGCGTAACCTTTATGTAGAGGCACACAACCTGAGCGAAGACGATATTCGCCGTAAACTGGAAGAGCTAAAGCAAGAGAATACTATGCCAGTGATGAGCTGA
- a CDS encoding cyanophycinase, which translates to MNKFVKSCVAGCLLALSVQGISAQAAAGDYSYYSYGNTGNVSAVTSYGMNLMGGGTDVDEAMLWMARKANRGDFVVIRTSGTDGYNQYLYDLAQTNNAKLDSVETILLNNRYASSDSFVLDKVSKAEAVFFAGGDQFNYTDFIKNTPLEDVINQLIQKNVPIGGTSAGLAIQGEFIYDAKNGSVYSDEALNNPNNRYMTFTRDFLANRYLTSTITDSHFEQRDRMGRFIGFLSRNVSDGWTSQAKGIAVNEQTALLVENDGTAKVVAQPGGTKQSVYAARTSSSPSSGYGNPLTIRDVNVIKLRPGNTFNLQTWSSSNGYSYKLSSQNGVLTSSSGSLYGN; encoded by the coding sequence ATGAACAAATTTGTGAAGTCGTGTGTAGCGGGATGCTTACTAGCTTTATCTGTGCAAGGAATATCTGCGCAGGCCGCAGCGGGTGACTATTCGTATTACAGCTATGGAAACACCGGCAACGTATCCGCTGTCACTTCGTATGGAATGAACCTGATGGGCGGCGGTACAGATGTTGATGAAGCCATGCTATGGATGGCCAGGAAAGCCAATCGTGGAGACTTTGTGGTGATCCGGACTTCTGGAACAGACGGCTATAACCAGTATTTATACGATTTGGCCCAAACCAATAACGCCAAGCTGGATTCGGTTGAAACGATCCTTCTGAATAACCGCTATGCTTCTTCCGATTCATTTGTTTTAGATAAAGTCAGCAAAGCGGAAGCGGTATTTTTCGCAGGAGGAGATCAGTTCAATTATACGGATTTCATCAAGAACACTCCGCTGGAAGACGTGATCAATCAGCTTATCCAAAAAAATGTTCCGATAGGCGGAACAAGTGCAGGACTTGCTATCCAAGGTGAGTTTATCTATGACGCTAAGAACGGTTCGGTCTATTCAGATGAAGCACTGAACAATCCAAATAACCGCTACATGACATTCACACGTGATTTCCTGGCGAATCGTTATTTAACAAGCACCATAACCGATTCACATTTTGAACAGAGAGACCGGATGGGAAGATTTATTGGATTTTTATCAAGAAATGTATCAGACGGATGGACGAGTCAGGCAAAAGGCATTGCGGTTAATGAACAAACGGCTTTGCTAGTAGAAAACGACGGTACAGCAAAAGTGGTGGCACAGCCAGGCGGAACGAAGCAATCTGTTTATGCAGCGAGAACCTCCTCTTCTCCTTCAAGTGGCTATGGAAACCCTTTAACCATCAGGGATGTGAACGTCATCAAACTGCGGCCGGGCAATACGTTTAATTTGCAGACATGGTCAAGTTCCAATGGATATTCTTATAAGCTGTCTTCTCAAAACGGAGTCTTAACATCTTCGAGCGGTTCACTATACGGAAACTAA
- the helD gene encoding RNA polymerase recycling motor HelD, whose amino-acid sequence MDIRQEQERVNRVMETITDQMNRLEAETSRRRKEVVDIRKHFWDEIKLNLDTFDDYLETIIGLRQEAQALSVSQSTHKHASKRLTALERMKEIPYFGRIDFMEEGTSLAERIYIGISTLTDPSGEHFLIYDWRAPISSVYYDCAPGPAAYATPGGDIKGVLEKKWQYLIRGGMIVSMFDTSLTIGDEILQQVLGKGTDKQMHSIVATIQQEQNRIIRHDRGRMLIVHGAAGSGKTSAALQRIAYLLYKYREMLNADQIILFSPNSMFNSYVSNVLPELGEENMQQATFQEYLDYRLEREFQIENPYDQLEYVLTAADNPLYKTRISGIRFKAAAHFYEAIQLYRESLESSGMIFKELFFRGKPLITAKQIVERFYTSDSTLRFHNRLEKLKDWLMKQIDEAEKHEQMKPWVQEEIELLSNEEYHKAYTYLAKKRGYTGESIHDYEMEPKLLARLIVRQKLKPLRKRIKAFRFVNIKEIYKQFFTDPSKINQWMDGEAPEEWADICQLTVRMLNENRLLYEDATPYLLLKELIQGFQTNNSIKHVIVDEAQDYSPFQFEFIKRLFPSARMTVLGDFNQAIFTHANEMTDFQTLTSLYGPDETFAINLTRSYRSTKPIVEFTRTLVPNGEEITPFERDGGKPELTQVSNPSDLHLSIASKIAELRKQKRGTIAVICKSAAESTAAYESLSGIDGIKLMKSGSMDYEQGVIVIPAYLAKGIEFDAVIIYNASADVYGNESLRRLFYTACTRAMHDLQLYSVGEPSPFLCDFKPKYQ is encoded by the coding sequence ATGGATATTCGCCAGGAGCAAGAACGGGTGAACCGTGTAATGGAGACCATAACAGATCAAATGAATCGATTGGAGGCCGAAACTTCGAGGCGCCGAAAGGAAGTAGTGGATATCCGTAAACACTTTTGGGATGAAATTAAACTGAATCTTGATACGTTTGACGATTATCTCGAGACCATTATCGGCTTGAGGCAAGAGGCTCAAGCTTTATCCGTTAGCCAAAGCACCCACAAGCATGCATCTAAAAGGTTAACTGCGCTGGAGCGTATGAAGGAAATTCCATATTTCGGGCGGATTGATTTTATGGAAGAAGGTACTTCACTTGCGGAACGAATTTATATCGGCATTTCTACACTCACGGATCCAAGCGGAGAACATTTCCTTATTTACGATTGGAGAGCACCCATCTCAAGTGTCTACTACGATTGCGCGCCAGGACCTGCCGCGTACGCTACACCTGGAGGTGACATAAAGGGCGTACTTGAGAAAAAGTGGCAATACCTCATTCGCGGCGGCATGATTGTATCGATGTTCGATACAAGTCTGACAATTGGTGACGAAATTTTACAGCAAGTGCTCGGTAAAGGTACTGACAAACAAATGCATAGTATAGTAGCTACCATTCAACAAGAGCAAAACCGGATCATCCGGCATGATCGCGGGAGGATGCTTATCGTACACGGCGCTGCAGGAAGCGGTAAGACATCAGCTGCTCTGCAGAGGATTGCGTACCTGCTTTATAAATATAGAGAAATGCTAAATGCCGATCAAATCATTCTTTTTTCACCAAACTCGATGTTTAATAGCTACGTATCGAATGTATTGCCGGAGCTCGGGGAAGAGAATATGCAGCAGGCTACCTTCCAGGAATACTTGGACTACCGTCTGGAAAGGGAATTTCAAATAGAAAACCCATATGATCAGCTGGAATACGTTTTGACTGCAGCGGATAACCCGTTGTACAAAACGAGGATATCAGGAATCCGGTTCAAGGCTGCTGCTCATTTTTATGAGGCCATTCAATTATACAGGGAGTCGCTCGAGTCATCAGGAATGATTTTTAAAGAGTTATTTTTCAGAGGGAAGCCGCTAATTACTGCAAAACAAATCGTAGAAAGGTTTTATACAAGCGACTCCACGCTTCGTTTTCACAACAGGCTTGAGAAATTGAAGGATTGGCTCATGAAGCAAATAGATGAAGCCGAGAAGCATGAACAGATGAAGCCATGGGTTCAGGAGGAAATCGAACTGCTTAGCAATGAGGAGTATCATAAGGCGTATACTTATTTAGCCAAAAAGCGGGGCTATACAGGCGAGTCTATTCATGATTATGAGATGGAGCCTAAATTGCTGGCCCGCTTAATTGTCCGCCAGAAGTTAAAGCCTTTGCGAAAACGGATTAAGGCTTTTCGTTTCGTTAACATCAAGGAAATCTATAAACAGTTTTTTACCGATCCGAGCAAGATCAACCAATGGATGGATGGGGAGGCACCAGAAGAATGGGCGGATATTTGCCAATTGACAGTGAGAATGCTGAATGAAAATAGACTATTATACGAGGATGCTACTCCATATTTGCTATTGAAAGAGCTCATTCAAGGCTTTCAGACGAACAATTCGATTAAACATGTCATTGTCGATGAGGCGCAGGATTATTCTCCTTTTCAGTTTGAATTTATTAAACGATTATTTCCTTCAGCAAGAATGACTGTACTCGGTGATTTTAATCAAGCCATATTCACTCACGCAAACGAAATGACTGATTTTCAAACGCTTACCAGCTTATATGGCCCTGATGAAACCTTTGCGATCAATTTAACCCGCAGCTACAGATCCACGAAACCAATCGTCGAATTTACACGCACACTCGTACCGAACGGCGAAGAAATTACTCCTTTTGAACGCGATGGCGGGAAACCGGAATTGACCCAAGTATCCAATCCATCCGATTTACATCTCTCCATAGCTTCCAAAATTGCAGAATTGCGGAAACAAAAACGCGGCACTATAGCAGTTATTTGCAAATCTGCCGCGGAAAGTACAGCTGCATACGAGTCTTTGAGCGGGATAGATGGAATTAAGCTTATGAAGAGCGGGTCGATGGACTATGAGCAAGGCGTTATCGTGATCCCGGCGTATTTAGCAAAAGGAATCGAATTTGACGCGGTTATTATTTATAACGCTTCAGCGGACGTATATGGGAATGAGAGCCTGCGGAGACTGTTTTATACCGCATGCACAAGGGCAATGCATGATTTGCAGCTGTACAGTGTTGGGGAACCGAGTCCATTTCTATGCGATTTTAAGCCAAAATATCAATAA
- a CDS encoding VOC family protein produces the protein MKIHRMDHVGVIVNDLSAAKEFFLDLGLEVQGEWKSDGEWMGLHDVKAGCIGLGTPDGQAWIELIKYNTPSDQPPLANTQGILHIAFAVEDIEAVVGRLKKKGTEFIKEIQNYEDRYKLCYCRGPEGIIVELAERIK, from the coding sequence ATGAAGATTCATAGAATGGATCATGTAGGAGTAATCGTCAATGATCTATCAGCTGCCAAGGAATTCTTTCTCGATTTAGGTCTTGAAGTGCAAGGGGAATGGAAATCGGATGGAGAGTGGATGGGGTTACATGACGTTAAAGCAGGATGTATAGGGCTGGGGACGCCCGACGGTCAGGCATGGATAGAGCTAATCAAATACAATACACCATCAGATCAGCCGCCTCTTGCAAATACTCAGGGTATCCTGCACATTGCGTTTGCTGTGGAAGATATTGAAGCCGTTGTGGGCAGATTGAAAAAGAAAGGAACGGAATTCATCAAAGAAATTCAAAACTATGAAGATAGATATAAGTTATGCTACTGTCGCGGACCTGAGGGGATTATTGTAGAGCTGGCGGAGCGAATTAAATGA
- a CDS encoding VanZ family protein: MYQGKLRKIAIVLLTLYTALILYFLYLGFNRGSLGQESSLRFNLIPGAIQLHYPMGRDLQNWFFQFGNFVAFIPFGIIIPLLFRSSFRRFITFFILSITILEILQMFSGLGAFDIDDIIINLLGAAVGFAALQIVTGDRDKPKGIFKIFVMAMGLALCTVIIIGGINNYLEKGGGKTAALNELIVKDGSVNWDESLASFTVDRKKVTPQINLYSRNNTKNNEFTYHLDGKYKNISGYVAIPDDVINDAKTEGSDIEFISSGTVIYSLELSFTGEENFQIPLDGVTDLTIKVINKDPNPITNAVMWDITLTEVNSGQKVINTIREKIRALY, encoded by the coding sequence ATGTATCAAGGAAAGTTACGAAAAATAGCGATTGTATTGTTAACATTATATACAGCTTTGATCCTCTATTTCTTGTATCTTGGTTTCAATAGAGGTTCCCTGGGGCAAGAATCCAGCTTGCGATTTAACCTAATACCTGGAGCGATTCAATTGCATTACCCAATGGGAAGAGACTTGCAAAATTGGTTTTTTCAGTTTGGGAATTTTGTAGCGTTCATACCTTTTGGGATTATCATTCCACTCCTGTTTCGAAGTAGTTTTAGACGCTTTATAACCTTTTTTATTTTGTCTATTACAATACTTGAAATCCTACAAATGTTTTCCGGTTTGGGAGCTTTTGATATAGACGATATCATAATCAACTTATTAGGTGCTGCGGTAGGGTTTGCGGCACTTCAAATAGTCACCGGTGACCGAGATAAACCAAAAGGGATTTTCAAAATATTCGTAATGGCTATGGGACTTGCCCTTTGTACTGTTATAATTATTGGCGGTATCAATAATTATCTAGAAAAAGGGGGAGGGAAAACCGCAGCTCTGAATGAACTGATCGTAAAAGATGGGTCTGTAAATTGGGACGAAAGCTTGGCCAGCTTTACAGTAGACCGAAAAAAGGTTACGCCTCAAATAAATCTGTATAGTAGGAATAATACGAAAAACAATGAATTCACGTATCACTTAGATGGCAAATATAAAAACATATCAGGCTATGTCGCCATACCAGACGATGTAATTAACGATGCAAAAACAGAAGGTAGTGACATAGAATTCATCAGTAGCGGAACAGTCATTTATTCGTTAGAGTTATCATTCACTGGCGAGGAGAATTTTCAAATCCCTTTAGATGGCGTAACTGACCTTACCATAAAAGTAATTAACAAAGATCCAAATCCAATTACAAATGCTGTCATGTGGGATATTACTCTTACAGAGGTAAACTCAGGTCAAAAAGTTATAAACACTATAAGAGAAAAAATAAGAGCATTATACTAA
- a CDS encoding PadR family transcriptional regulator has product MSEKKITSDLLRGHTDTMILRLLNEADRYGYEIVKLIAERSGGEYELKEATMYSSVRRLEADGDIEWYWGNESQGGRRKYFKITEKGKAAYDRNKSNWEYAKRVLENLL; this is encoded by the coding sequence ATGAGCGAAAAGAAAATCACATCCGACTTGCTGCGGGGACATACGGATACGATGATTTTACGGCTTTTGAACGAAGCTGACCGCTACGGCTATGAGATCGTCAAGCTGATTGCAGAGCGATCGGGTGGTGAGTATGAACTAAAAGAGGCTACGATGTATTCAAGCGTCCGGCGCCTTGAGGCGGACGGTGATATCGAGTGGTATTGGGGCAATGAATCTCAGGGGGGACGGCGGAAATATTTTAAAATTACCGAGAAGGGCAAGGCGGCTTATGACCGGAACAAAAGCAACTGGGAGTATGCAAAACGCGTACTTGAAAACTTATTATAG
- the mgrA gene encoding L-glyceraldehyde 3-phosphate reductase: MVYQAAENRYEKMKYNRCGQSGLLLPAISLGLWHNFGGVDPFENGRAMLRRAFDLGITHFDLANNYGPPAGSAEEMFGSVLKADFAPYRDEMIISTKAGYYMWPGPYGEWGSKKYLTASIDQSLKRMGLDYVDIFYSHRPDPNTPLEETMGALDSIVKQGKALYAGISSYSAEETAEAVNIMNRLGTPILIHQPSYSMLNRWIEDGLQDVLHDNGVGSIAFCPLAQGLLTKKYLEGIPADSRAAKPSGALGEEAVTDTVIESVKELNALAAERGQSLAQMALAWVLRGGKVTSALIGASRVSQIEENVAALENLDFTDEDLTKIDSILLKSE; encoded by the coding sequence GTGGTATACCAAGCAGCGGAAAACCGCTATGAAAAAATGAAATATAACAGATGCGGCCAATCAGGTCTGCTCCTGCCGGCCATTTCCCTTGGACTGTGGCATAATTTCGGAGGCGTTGACCCATTTGAAAATGGCCGGGCGATGCTGAGAAGAGCATTTGACTTAGGGATTACCCATTTTGACCTTGCCAACAATTATGGTCCCCCGGCTGGATCTGCTGAAGAGATGTTTGGAAGCGTTTTAAAAGCAGACTTTGCCCCATACCGGGATGAAATGATCATCTCAACTAAAGCGGGATACTACATGTGGCCTGGTCCTTATGGAGAATGGGGATCTAAGAAATATTTAACAGCAAGCATTGATCAAAGCTTAAAACGGATGGGCCTTGATTATGTCGATATCTTTTACTCCCACCGTCCGGATCCGAACACGCCGCTTGAGGAAACGATGGGTGCCCTTGATTCGATTGTGAAGCAAGGAAAAGCGCTGTATGCAGGCATCTCCAGCTACAGTGCAGAAGAAACAGCCGAAGCAGTAAACATTATGAATAGACTTGGAACCCCCATCTTGATTCATCAGCCGAGTTATTCCATGCTGAACCGCTGGATTGAGGACGGACTTCAGGATGTACTGCATGACAATGGAGTCGGGTCTATTGCATTTTGCCCTTTGGCACAGGGACTGCTGACGAAGAAATATTTAGAAGGCATTCCGGCTGATTCAAGAGCTGCCAAACCGAGTGGGGCGTTAGGGGAAGAAGCAGTAACGGATACCGTGATTGAAAGTGTAAAAGAACTGAATGCACTTGCTGCTGAACGCGGACAAAGCCTTGCGCAGATGGCTTTGGCATGGGTCCTTCGCGGCGGGAAAGTGACTTCTGCTTTAATTGGAGCAAGCAGGGTCAGCCAAATTGAAGAAAATGTGGCCGCACTGGAGAATTTAGATTTTACAGATGAAGATTTAACGAAGATTGATTCGATTTTGTTAAAAAGCGAATGA